The following proteins are co-located in the Nostoc sp. UHCC 0870 genome:
- a CDS encoding ParA family protein yields MSTTDKQCRIIALFNQAGGVAKSTLTQNLGYHLAKREHRVLLIDIDPQASLTKFMGLVPSQLQKTVADAIINEQPLPIHEGIHGMDLVPANRVLSGAEMQLVSAAMRDLRLKEAIEPIQDEYDFILIDCPPSLGLLSYISLVAATHVLVPVETHLKAFEGTDELLQTITHVKNKANRKIQIVGFVPTRYAQQNSADKRALAAIQEQLSAWGRIFPAIPRATAFVDATEERAPLAVFDPKHSVVTILEEIALALEAL; encoded by the coding sequence GTGTCAACTACTGACAAGCAATGCCGCATTATAGCCCTGTTTAATCAGGCGGGTGGTGTCGCCAAATCGACACTGACCCAAAACCTGGGATACCACCTAGCCAAACGAGAACACCGCGTTCTCCTCATCGACATAGACCCCCAAGCCTCATTGACCAAATTCATGGGGTTAGTGCCATCTCAGTTACAAAAAACTGTTGCTGATGCCATTATCAACGAGCAGCCCTTACCGATTCATGAGGGCATTCACGGTATGGACTTAGTTCCAGCTAACCGAGTCTTGAGTGGAGCAGAAATGCAGTTAGTTAGTGCTGCTATGCGCGACTTACGCCTCAAGGAAGCCATTGAACCTATTCAGGATGAATACGACTTTATCCTTATAGACTGTCCCCCCAGTTTAGGATTGCTGTCTTACATCTCGTTAGTCGCAGCCACACACGTACTCGTCCCTGTGGAAACCCATCTCAAAGCCTTTGAAGGAACTGACGAACTCTTGCAAACTATCACCCACGTAAAAAATAAAGCCAACCGCAAAATCCAAATAGTAGGGTTTGTTCCTACGCGGTATGCTCAACAGAACTCAGCCGATAAACGAGCATTGGCAGCAATCCAAGAACAACTTTCAGCTTGGGGTCGGATTTTCCCTGCTATCCCCAGAGCTACTGCTTTTGTTGATGCGACAGAAGAACGTGCGCCCCTAGCAGTGTTTGACCCTAAACATTCTGTAGTCACTATCCTTGAAGAAATAGCTTTGGCTTTGGAGGCTTTGTGA
- a CDS encoding ParB/RepB/Spo0J family partition protein, giving the protein MARRNSLKDDWKFDADLSNVREISIDSIILPPNQPRRYFDTQKLQQLKESISTHGILEPLLVRPVEKIGQYELVAGERRYRAAKEAGLALVPVTVRKLTDDEAVQLALVENLQREDLNPVEETEGILQLLSLKLKIDVAEVTSLLYRMRNEVIGNTNQNVLISSEALRIQAIFNELAFIAWESFVTTRLTLLNLPSEILEALRIGRIAYTKAQAIARLKDEASRKELLEEAITQNLSLAQIRERLKAVRPPKEEPQTLKQKMQDITHRFQKAKAWDDPKKQKKLEKLLIQIETILAED; this is encoded by the coding sequence ATGGCAAGGCGTAATAGCTTGAAAGATGATTGGAAATTTGATGCTGATTTGTCTAATGTTCGTGAAATATCTATCGATTCAATCATTCTTCCACCAAACCAACCTCGCCGCTATTTTGACACTCAAAAGCTTCAACAATTAAAGGAGTCAATTTCCACACATGGAATTTTAGAACCGTTATTAGTTCGTCCTGTAGAAAAAATCGGTCAGTATGAATTAGTAGCAGGAGAACGACGTTATCGGGCTGCCAAAGAAGCTGGGTTGGCTTTAGTGCCTGTAACTGTCAGAAAACTAACTGATGATGAAGCAGTTCAACTTGCACTTGTTGAGAACCTACAACGTGAAGATTTGAATCCTGTAGAGGAAACAGAAGGAATTCTTCAGCTATTAAGTCTCAAACTTAAAATTGATGTTGCAGAGGTTACTTCTCTTCTTTACCGGATGCGGAATGAAGTGATTGGCAATACTAATCAAAACGTTTTGATTAGTTCTGAAGCCCTGAGAATTCAAGCTATTTTTAATGAGCTAGCATTTATTGCATGGGAGTCTTTCGTTACAACTAGGCTAACATTACTGAATTTACCAAGTGAAATTCTTGAAGCCCTGCGAATTGGCAGAATCGCATATACTAAAGCCCAAGCGATTGCTCGCTTAAAGGATGAGGCATCAAGAAAAGAGTTATTGGAAGAAGCGATAACTCAAAACTTATCTCTTGCCCAAATTCGAGAGCGGCTTAAAGCTGTCCGCCCTCCCAAGGAAGAACCCCAAACGCTAAAGCAGAAGATGCAAGATATTACCCATCGTTTTCAAAAAGCAAAAGCCTGGGATGACCCGAAAAAACAGAAAAAATTAGAAAAGTTGTTGATACAAATAGAAACCATACTAGCTGAGGATTAA
- a CDS encoding LysR family transcriptional regulator, translating into MTLKIWNQLEMRQLQYFMELVAETGEQKSFSKAAVRLDVEQSYLSKTIAALEAALSVELFDRSRRPPVLTVAGKVFFTELRIAITALEQAVKHSQEASRGEIGKLVVVVNTAIANSLLPDILKTFRNRYPKVELELRAMTNEEMMQGLRDTSINVGFEHLPNPYSDDSTLNFLPIVQESFVVALPESHPLAALEYIPLEALKYEHLILPPLDAVPSYKVLLSQFELRGFKATLLETVKATWMVINLSLVAAGAGVSILPDNVQTLQRQGVVYRELQDISFARQIAVVWRRADLKDLLQPAPTDSILLRQFLIVVQEIAKRCASSAD; encoded by the coding sequence ATGACCCTTAAAATCTGGAATCAACTGGAAATGCGCCAGCTACAGTATTTTATGGAGCTTGTTGCAGAAACGGGCGAGCAAAAAAGCTTTAGTAAAGCGGCTGTTCGTTTAGATGTGGAGCAATCATACCTCAGCAAAACAATCGCTGCTTTGGAAGCGGCGTTGAGCGTGGAATTGTTTGATCGCTCTCGTCGCCCTCCGGTGCTAACGGTGGCAGGAAAGGTTTTTTTTACAGAGCTAAGAATTGCCATTACTGCGCTCGAACAGGCGGTGAAACACTCACAGGAAGCTAGCCGTGGCGAAATTGGCAAACTGGTGGTGGTGGTCAACACTGCGATCGCCAATAGTTTACTTCCCGACATTCTCAAAACCTTTCGCAATCGTTATCCGAAAGTGGAATTGGAACTGCGAGCAATGACGAATGAGGAAATGATGCAAGGACTACGAGATACCTCGATCAATGTTGGATTTGAACATCTGCCTAATCCTTATTCAGATGATTCAACTTTGAACTTTCTCCCGATTGTGCAAGAGTCTTTTGTGGTGGCATTACCAGAATCTCATCCCCTGGCGGCACTTGAGTACATTCCACTTGAAGCACTCAAGTACGAACATCTCATTTTGCCACCGCTTGATGCTGTACCTTCCTACAAAGTACTCTTATCACAATTCGAGCTTCGGGGATTCAAGGCAACATTGCTGGAAACGGTCAAAGCAACTTGGATGGTAATTAACCTCAGCTTAGTAGCAGCAGGCGCAGGTGTGTCAATTCTACCGGATAACGTACAAACGCTTCAACGTCAAGGAGTGGTGTACCGAGAGCTTCAAGATATTTCCTTTGCTCGACAAATTGCAGTGGTGTGGCGACGGGCGGATCTCAAGGATTTGTTACAGCCAGCACCAACCGATTCGATCTTGCTGCGCCAATTCCTCATAGTAGTTCAAGAGATAGCAAAACGTTGTGCATCGTCTGCCGATTAA
- a CDS encoding pentapeptide repeat-containing protein codes for MTKKVLLKFGKGSFDTGFSAIAQFAGENSCIIAEVRGDLPPSPDLLEIYERWRIAYENLGYSFRSLNWNLNSSSSIMGRHKFFDLSKTLEKSLNFWLNSQEFRFIKDTFISKLKRSEENVVIIQTEDDLLRRIPWHLWDIFDYYPKTEVALGALTYDKVERFSNCISSDKVRILAVLGNSDGINLQKDRELLECLPDAEINFLVEPSRRKLDSFLWDEQGYDILFFAGHSYSQIDGQAGNFYINQTDTLTISELKNALKASIERRLQIAVFNSCDGLGLAQSLADLHIPQVICMREPVPDLVAHEFLNQFLKLFSRGKSLYFSVREARAKLQGLENDFPCASWLPVLFQNPAEPPPTWQELCPLSFVTQQKAKKEYLRLSQQGIEAWNKWREKHHELLPDLRNVDLAGANLAGANLSGVNLSRANLAEANLTDADLRGANLTDTNLTRSQALNTNFTQALLTGVCIQDWHINNATNLEGVICSYIYLQESKKERRPSSGEFAPGDFTKIFQKALSTVDLIFRNGVNWEAFAYSFKKIQVENESSELSIQSIEAKGEGVFVIKVNTSSSANKEKIHSEFIQGYEFALKALEDRYRAELSSKSEEIQRQTEHINKLFLLLNQLQTVQKNIAEAPKYDLRGSKFGGGFTEKFEVNQNVTTHYNFVEIQQLLNDLAETNATSETAFEAIYQEININNPTLKARLQAALRAGGLEALKAIFNHPVLSIPVEKLKSWLETE; via the coding sequence ATGACTAAAAAAGTTTTATTAAAGTTTGGAAAAGGAAGTTTTGACACTGGATTCTCAGCAATTGCTCAATTTGCCGGAGAAAACTCTTGTATCATAGCAGAAGTTCGAGGAGATTTGCCTCCTTCACCGGATTTACTAGAAATATATGAACGATGGAGAATAGCCTATGAAAACCTTGGTTATTCTTTTCGTTCTTTGAATTGGAATCTAAATTCAAGTAGTTCTATAATGGGTAGACATAAATTTTTTGATTTATCTAAAACCCTAGAAAAAAGCTTGAATTTTTGGCTTAATTCTCAAGAATTTCGTTTCATAAAAGATACATTTATTTCTAAATTAAAGCGTTCTGAAGAAAATGTTGTAATCATTCAAACTGAAGATGATTTATTGCGACGAATACCTTGGCATCTTTGGGATATTTTCGATTATTATCCTAAGACTGAAGTTGCTTTGGGTGCATTAACTTATGATAAAGTAGAACGCTTCAGTAATTGTATTTCTAGTGATAAAGTAAGAATTCTTGCAGTTTTAGGAAATAGTGACGGAATTAATCTTCAAAAAGACCGGGAACTACTAGAATGTTTGCCTGATGCAGAAATTAATTTTTTGGTTGAGCCATCCCGTAGAAAATTAGATAGTTTTCTTTGGGATGAGCAAGGTTATGATATCCTTTTTTTTGCTGGGCATAGTTATAGTCAAATAGATGGACAGGCAGGTAATTTTTATATAAATCAAACGGATACTTTAACAATTAGTGAGTTGAAAAATGCTTTAAAAGCATCAATTGAACGTCGGTTACAAATTGCAGTTTTCAATTCTTGTGATGGTTTAGGTTTAGCACAAAGTTTAGCTGATTTGCACATTCCTCAAGTTATTTGTATGCGTGAGCCTGTGCCAGACTTAGTTGCTCATGAATTTTTAAATCAATTTCTTAAGTTATTTTCTAGGGGAAAATCTTTATACTTTTCAGTGCGAGAAGCGAGAGCAAAACTGCAAGGATTAGAAAATGATTTTCCTTGTGCAAGTTGGCTACCTGTTTTGTTTCAAAATCCAGCAGAACCACCTCCTACATGGCAAGAGCTTTGTCCTCTAAGTTTTGTGACTCAGCAGAAAGCCAAAAAAGAATACTTGAGATTATCTCAACAAGGAATAGAAGCTTGGAATAAGTGGAGAGAAAAACATCATGAGTTGCTTCCAGATTTAAGAAACGTAGATTTAGCTGGTGCAAATTTGGCTGGAGCTAATCTTAGCGGAGTTAATCTTAGTAGAGCAAATTTGGCTGAAGCTAATTTGACGGATGCTGATTTGAGAGGTGCTAATTTGACAGACACTAATCTAACCCGATCTCAAGCTTTGAATACTAATTTTACTCAAGCATTATTGACTGGAGTTTGTATACAGGATTGGCATATAAATAATGCAACAAATCTTGAGGGTGTAATTTGCTCTTATATTTATTTACAAGAATCTAAAAAAGAACGTCGTCCCAGTAGTGGAGAGTTTGCACCTGGAGATTTTACTAAGATTTTCCAGAAAGCTTTGAGTACAGTTGACCTCATCTTTAGGAATGGTGTGAATTGGGAAGCTTTTGCTTACTCGTTTAAAAAGATCCAAGTTGAGAACGAAAGTTCTGAGCTATCAATCCAGAGTATTGAAGCAAAAGGCGAAGGCGTGTTTGTTATTAAAGTAAACACTTCCTCTAGCGCAAATAAGGAAAAGATTCATAGCGAATTCATCCAAGGTTATGAGTTTGCCCTTAAAGCTCTAGAAGATAGATACAGGGCAGAACTTAGTAGTAAAAGTGAAGAAATTCAAAGACAGACAGAACATATCAATAAATTATTTTTATTACTTAATCAGCTACAAACAGTGCAAAAAAATATAGCGGAAGCTCCAAAATATGATTTGCGTGGATCTAAATTTGGTGGTGGTTTTACTGAAAAGTTTGAAGTAAACCAGAATGTTACTACTCATTACAACTTTGTAGAAATTCAACAACTACTTAATGACTTAGCTGAGACTAACGCAACGTCGGAGACAGCTTTTGAAGCGATTTATCAAGAAATCAATATTAATAATCCAACCTTGAAAGCTAGGTTGCAAGCTGCCCTAAGAGCAGGAGGGCTAGAAGCCTTAAAGGCGATATTTAATCATCCAGTTCTCAGCATTCCTGTTGAAAAACTTAAAAGTTGGCTGGAAACTGAATAG
- a CDS encoding RNA recognition motif domain-containing protein, with translation MSIYVGNLSYEVTEDDLKGVFAEYGTVKRVQVPQDRETGRPRGFAFVEMGTDAEETAAIEALDGAEWMGRGLKVNKAKPKEDRGSSGGGRGGYSGGGGRGRY, from the coding sequence ATGTCAATTTATGTAGGTAACCTCTCTTATGAAGTTACAGAAGATGATCTTAAGGGTGTTTTTGCTGAATATGGTACTGTAAAGCGGGTTCAAGTACCACAAGACCGCGAAACAGGCCGTCCGAGAGGCTTCGCTTTCGTGGAAATGGGAACAGATGCTGAAGAAACTGCTGCCATTGAAGCTCTTGATGGTGCTGAATGGATGGGTCGTGGACTCAAAGTTAACAAAGCCAAGCCCAAAGAAGATAGAGGTTCATCTGGTGGCGGACGGGGGGGATATAGTGGCGGCGGTGGACGCGGACGCTACTAA
- a CDS encoding DEAD/DEAH box helicase: MAEASQIRALLKAWLDYIKVENLSNAKVEADESTQPNIWDSLVSLVGDKLLIDESLFKELKQPFKNSKNKVQTELPSIAVAFPQIYEIESNRRQFRPLFTINVSPIFEGNYRSSGWDLTQYEFQPVIPNLMQWYGLEEEAAESLVTREGLKVFLETTFNRPFKTLQDFMGLIELPPFPVRSKLLPYLLDFDYTAFNYHLKKDFQKISEQNYFSWAKPGHPAYEYLFGQPKAPQHDVVFLGAFPNSLPDDYQAQALKHSQLNSITAVIGPPGNGKTTLLLHKIAQQVVSRAVELATTGRDRSNLTLVTSTNNFAVKNVEKILASNLTSDRFYLSGGSRDLVESQVLPSLQTALDWLTKETFNHDEWESAQQQLLAGIQQIEFYRKQDEDNLQQKSADEQVLEELCRDIQSVESAMKTSLVKPSSLESSRDYSRFPLEAYQQIGQHLDSARRSLPRVDYWQNKSRNDNWFVQILQTIKRFWHSITKSSPHHILKRLHQQIEMPVLATLATPFPFQIPLTTESLIAAQENVNQLLAEASSWEQQQNSFDSTQQQLESLQQELTDLINRRSQIETRLATYPTKDFYSRFYSELHSLQVELFEWSWQFQQQEARRRKDEVIASMRTYIAVMNGEWDAYRQLSLNWRNIYRDISLLFPVFLCTLHSIRNLLPYPDSGCIDQVIVDEAGQIPPHQVFPVLVRCNRALIVGDPLQLEPVVNLSDQKKEEYRSKSFLEQGLTDVDYDRYSPTASTAYHRAAGASGQPQDIGQGIILKYHYRCVPVIADFCDRLCNYGMIIKTEPKASQLGANLIACNVEGKLENNVNWAEVDAVEALIEELLTAGYCLNSPDSDNTIGVISPYRRQVNALTQRLKSRWSDDFSDKSIGTVHNFQGGQKSVIIFSTRQCQPTDSLWFINRRPNLLNVAVSRARELFILVGNLGRISEGGYSSELVEYIKEFGEMREF, translated from the coding sequence ATGGCGGAAGCTTCACAGATTCGAGCATTACTCAAAGCTTGGTTAGATTACATAAAAGTCGAAAATTTGAGTAATGCCAAAGTAGAAGCTGACGAATCTACTCAGCCCAACATCTGGGACTCTCTCGTAAGTCTGGTAGGAGATAAATTATTAATAGACGAGTCTTTATTTAAAGAACTAAAGCAACCCTTTAAAAATTCAAAGAACAAAGTTCAAACAGAATTACCATCAATTGCTGTAGCTTTCCCCCAGATTTATGAAATTGAAAGCAATCGCCGTCAATTTCGCCCGTTGTTCACCATTAACGTTTCTCCTATCTTTGAGGGGAATTATCGTAGTAGCGGATGGGATTTAACCCAGTACGAGTTTCAGCCTGTTATTCCCAATTTGATGCAGTGGTATGGGCTGGAGGAAGAAGCGGCTGAGTCTTTGGTCACAAGGGAAGGGTTGAAAGTTTTTCTCGAAACTACTTTCAATCGTCCCTTTAAGACGCTACAAGACTTTATGGGGCTGATTGAATTACCGCCGTTTCCTGTACGGTCAAAACTTCTTCCTTATTTGTTGGATTTTGACTACACTGCTTTTAATTACCACCTCAAAAAAGATTTTCAAAAAATCAGCGAACAGAATTATTTTTCCTGGGCAAAACCAGGACATCCAGCTTATGAATATCTGTTTGGGCAACCAAAAGCACCTCAGCATGATGTCGTTTTTCTAGGTGCTTTTCCCAACTCGCTACCCGATGACTATCAGGCACAAGCTCTTAAACATTCTCAGTTAAACTCTATTACTGCTGTGATTGGCCCACCGGGGAATGGCAAGACGACATTGTTGTTGCATAAGATAGCGCAGCAAGTGGTAAGTCGAGCCGTGGAATTAGCAACAACTGGGAGAGATAGAAGTAACCTAACTCTGGTAACAAGCACTAACAATTTTGCTGTCAAGAACGTTGAGAAAATCTTAGCCAGTAACTTGACCTCTGACCGTTTCTACTTATCAGGAGGTTCAAGGGATTTAGTTGAGAGCCAAGTTTTACCTAGTTTGCAAACTGCACTCGATTGGTTAACCAAAGAAACGTTTAATCACGATGAATGGGAATCAGCACAGCAACAATTATTAGCTGGTATTCAACAAATAGAATTTTACAGAAAACAAGACGAGGATAATCTTCAACAGAAAAGTGCTGATGAACAAGTATTAGAGGAACTATGCCGAGATATACAATCGGTTGAGTCAGCGATGAAGACCTCTCTTGTTAAGCCTTCATCATTAGAATCTTCACGCGACTACTCTAGGTTTCCACTAGAAGCCTACCAGCAGATAGGACAACATCTTGACAGTGCTAGGCGTTCTTTGCCTAGAGTTGATTACTGGCAGAATAAGAGTAGAAATGACAACTGGTTTGTCCAGATTTTGCAAACGATTAAACGATTTTGGCACTCGATAACTAAAAGCAGCCCACATCATATTCTCAAACGCCTGCATCAACAAATAGAGATGCCTGTGTTAGCGACACTGGCCACCCCATTTCCCTTTCAAATTCCACTGACAACTGAATCTCTGATAGCAGCACAGGAGAATGTTAATCAGCTTTTAGCAGAAGCATCTTCTTGGGAGCAGCAACAAAATAGTTTTGACAGCACACAACAGCAGTTAGAGTCATTACAGCAAGAACTCACAGACCTCATTAATCGCCGTTCTCAAATTGAAACCAGACTCGCTACTTATCCCACTAAAGATTTTTACAGTCGTTTCTACAGCGAATTGCACTCACTGCAAGTAGAGTTATTTGAGTGGTCTTGGCAATTTCAACAGCAGGAAGCTCGACGGCGGAAAGATGAAGTGATAGCTTCCATGAGGACTTACATCGCTGTCATGAATGGCGAATGGGATGCTTACCGTCAGTTAAGTCTAAATTGGAGAAACATTTATCGGGATATCAGTCTGTTGTTTCCGGTGTTTCTTTGCACTTTGCACTCCATCCGCAATTTGTTACCCTATCCCGATAGTGGCTGTATTGATCAAGTAATTGTAGATGAAGCAGGTCAAATTCCCCCACATCAGGTTTTTCCCGTTTTAGTGAGGTGTAATCGGGCTTTGATTGTAGGCGATCCATTACAACTGGAGCCGGTTGTTAATTTGAGCGACCAGAAGAAAGAGGAATATCGTAGCAAATCTTTTCTGGAACAGGGACTTACAGATGTAGATTATGACCGCTACAGCCCCACTGCTTCCACAGCTTATCACCGAGCGGCTGGGGCATCAGGGCAACCGCAAGATATTGGTCAGGGGATTATCCTTAAGTACCATTACCGTTGCGTTCCGGTGATTGCTGATTTTTGCGATCGCTTGTGCAATTACGGCATGATCATCAAAACTGAGCCTAAAGCTTCTCAGTTGGGTGCTAACCTGATTGCTTGTAATGTCGAAGGGAAGCTGGAGAACAACGTTAATTGGGCAGAAGTTGATGCAGTAGAAGCGTTGATTGAGGAGTTGTTAACGGCGGGTTATTGCTTAAATTCTCCTGACTCTGACAACACAATTGGCGTTATTTCACCTTACCGCCGTCAAGTAAATGCTCTGACTCAACGTTTAAAATCTCGCTGGTCAGATGATTTTTCTGACAAGAGCATTGGCACAGTTCATAATTTTCAAGGTGGTCAGAAGTCGGTGATAATTTTCTCGACTCGCCAATGTCAACCAACTGATAGTCTCTGGTTTATTAATCGACGACCTAATTTACTGAATGTGGCTGTGAGTAGAGCGCGAGAACTGTTTATTCTGGTGGGGAATTTGGGGCGAATTTCTGAAGGGGGTTACAGCAGCGAATTGGTGGAATATATCAAGGAATTTGGAGAGATGCGAGAATTTTAA
- a CDS encoding DUF2281 domain-containing protein, with protein MTIKEILLQEIESSPESLLEETLDFLRFLKTKQTVKKDTQSPHIKPETGSSDTLPQPEETPIDSSQLPYRPASGRSILRHAGTWSGDDFDECLQSVYATRGKAKFDYDINPFE; from the coding sequence ATGACTATCAAAGAAATCCTGCTCCAAGAAATTGAATCTTCTCCAGAGTCACTGCTAGAAGAAACTCTTGATTTTCTCCGTTTTTTGAAAACCAAACAAACAGTTAAAAAAGATACTCAATCACCGCATATTAAGCCAGAAACAGGAAGTTCCGATACCCTACCTCAACCAGAAGAAACCCCGATAGACAGTTCTCAGCTACCCTACCGTCCGGCTTCCGGTCGCTCTATTCTCAGACACGCAGGAACTTGGTCCGGTGATGACTTTGATGAGTGTCTTCAGTCTGTTTACGCGACTCGTGGTAAAGCCAAGTTCGATTATGATATAAATCCTTTTGAGTAA
- a CDS encoding AAA family ATPase codes for MLIGILNRKGGCGKSTTAVHLAHWLAQRKQSVIVIDSDGQTSSSQWLAKLNLPSLVVNDPDDLFDQIAMYSGEYESVIVDSPAVLGETAKAVLLSVDFALVPVQPSNLDLLATKDIVRLVNQAQKIRKGTPKAAMFLSRAAKGTVLLREAQEVLSQTQGLTLLKQVIYQRQVIADAPGQSATVFNMSGDAAFQAAREYEQLFEEALSYGKA; via the coding sequence ATGTTGATTGGTATTTTAAACAGAAAGGGTGGGTGTGGAAAATCGACAACAGCAGTCCATCTTGCACACTGGTTAGCGCAGAGAAAGCAGAGTGTGATAGTTATTGACTCGGATGGACAAACAAGTTCCAGTCAGTGGCTAGCAAAACTTAACTTACCTTCTTTAGTTGTAAATGATCCTGATGATCTGTTTGACCAAATTGCAATGTATTCAGGAGAGTATGAATCAGTTATAGTAGATTCTCCAGCCGTGCTTGGTGAAACAGCTAAAGCCGTATTGTTGAGTGTTGATTTTGCCTTAGTGCCTGTGCAGCCATCAAATTTGGATTTACTAGCAACTAAAGATATTGTCCGTTTGGTCAACCAAGCTCAGAAAATCCGCAAAGGAACTCCCAAAGCCGCGATGTTTTTAAGTCGGGCTGCAAAGGGAACTGTATTATTGAGAGAAGCTCAAGAAGTTTTATCCCAAACCCAAGGGCTAACTTTGTTGAAGCAAGTGATTTATCAGCGACAGGTTATTGCTGATGCACCAGGTCAATCTGCTACCGTTTTTAATATGTCTGGTGATGCTGCATTTCAAGCTGCAAGAGAATATGAGCAGCTTTTCGAGGAGGCTTTGAGTTATGGCAAGGCGTAA
- a CDS encoding ParB/RepB/Spo0J family partition protein: MRRKQTEKPFGGQITTPPPAPWLDSPDVETSRATETTIKLEDIVLPPHQPRRYFDPQALKELVESVKQHGILQPLLVRPLGEGKYELVAGERRYRAAQEVKLKAVPVVVRELSDDQAFQLALIENLQREDLNPVEETEGILHLLAIRLHCDVEAVKSLLYRMKNAHSKEEKQQTDSLDESRRNVSPNSESTETGDNISENLDEQTESRRNVSPKVDMEQSKTVEQVFESLGLMNWLSFTTKRLPLLNLPEEILMALREGKLEYTKAQALARVKDEELRLELLSRAIANDWSLSQIKEQIIANISSEPPSSKTPNQIPERLKDITQRIKKRQLWKEPRKEKQIVNLLNKLEALLYE, translated from the coding sequence ATAAGACGTAAACAAACTGAAAAACCCTTTGGGGGGCAAATTACAACTCCACCCCCTGCACCTTGGTTAGACTCACCAGATGTAGAAACATCAAGAGCTACTGAAACGACTATCAAGCTGGAAGATATAGTTCTACCCCCACACCAGCCCAGACGATACTTTGACCCACAAGCATTAAAAGAATTAGTAGAATCAGTCAAACAGCATGGCATCCTTCAACCTCTGTTAGTGCGTCCACTAGGCGAAGGGAAATACGAATTAGTAGCAGGAGAAAGACGTTATCGGGCAGCACAAGAAGTAAAGCTAAAAGCTGTGCCTGTGGTTGTACGTGAGCTATCGGATGACCAAGCGTTTCAGTTGGCTTTGATTGAAAACCTGCAACGAGAAGACCTAAACCCTGTTGAAGAAACTGAAGGTATCTTACACCTGTTAGCAATCCGGCTGCATTGTGATGTAGAAGCTGTCAAATCCTTGCTGTACCGCATGAAAAACGCTCACAGTAAAGAAGAAAAGCAGCAAACAGACTCATTAGATGAATCTAGGAGAAACGTTTCTCCTAACTCAGAATCAACGGAAACTGGGGATAACATTTCTGAGAATTTGGATGAGCAGACAGAATCTAGGAGAAACGTTTCTCCTAAAGTGGATATGGAGCAATCAAAGACGGTAGAACAGGTATTTGAGAGCCTGGGGCTGATGAATTGGCTATCGTTTACCACCAAGCGTTTACCGTTGCTCAATCTGCCTGAAGAAATTTTAATGGCACTGCGAGAAGGCAAGCTGGAATACACGAAAGCTCAAGCTCTGGCACGGGTAAAAGATGAAGAACTGCGACTTGAACTATTGTCAAGGGCAATAGCTAACGATTGGTCTTTAAGCCAAATCAAAGAACAAATCATTGCCAACATTTCATCTGAACCACCGTCATCTAAAACACCTAACCAAATACCAGAACGGCTCAAAGATATCACCCAGCGCATTAAAAAACGTCAGCTATGGAAAGAACCTCGTAAGGAAAAACAGATAGTAAATCTTCTAAACAAGCTAGAAGCATTACTATACGAATAG